Within the Periophthalmus magnuspinnatus isolate fPerMag1 chromosome 7, fPerMag1.2.pri, whole genome shotgun sequence genome, the region TATGTGAATATAGGCAGTAAAATAGTGGACAAAAGGACCTTGCATTTGCTCTCTTCTGCTAAAATGGTTCTTTCTACTGTAGCATAACTAGCATGGATTTGCTAATTCAAAACTCCAATGTGTGCAactgcattttattgtctactATTGAGTCTATAAAAGTGAAGTAAGCTAACATTTATCGACTGATACTAATCACGACTGAAAGTGGTTTGTTCAATGTTCTGGCTGCAATAATGTATTTTGTTACTAACCAAGTATCGgtttgatatttttttgtatatttataataaaatatgagttcaatatgtttttgtggtgaaaatgatttaaaagtgAAGAGGCTGTGTTTAAaaaagttagatttattttttaatctttacaCAAAAACGCAATATACAGATTGTCTATAAAGTCTCTgcacaaatttaaaatgttattacaaagggaagtgataagatatattaattagatttgttctattgtactcagtggtcatagaagtttttaatcacattgcatttttggtCAATTATCGGTCCATTTTTTTTCCAGGAGAGATCAGTTACTGCAGATGaaactgagtacaatagaacaagtctaaTAAAGATCTTATCAATGgcctttgtaatattttttactgtaaagagactttatggataCGTTAGTAAGACTCATCGTATTGTATTAATAAGTAGTAAACCATTGTGATGAAACAGATGAACACAGACACATAGAAGCAGAGAAGAGTCCAACGAGACTTGTACAGCCAGTGTGTCCCAGGACCTTTACACTGAGAGTCACacctgaggagaggagagttgTATCAAATATAGCTTCAAAATTGTGgaaaaaatagtaatagtaatagtaatagtaactcACCTGTCGGCTGGAGTCCTTTGGCTGAGATTTGGACTTTTTCTATCAGATTTCCTTCGAGACAGTGCCGCTCTCCATCTGTGTCGCTGACGAAGAGTTTCACTTGTGGAACTgaacataaaaaatgaaataaataaaaaaagggaTTACTTAGGGTAGAGCTTACTGACATCCAGGTACAACAGTGTAACAGTCAAGATTAAACAAATGCTTAAGGTTGTGCGACCAAATTGAATGTACCAGCGTGTAGCAAAGAAGGGTTAATAATGAAAGATATCAACTATTATCTATTACAGAATTGCCAAGGCCTATAGTTTAAGTGCACTGCTGatgtacagggtgtccataaagtctcttcacaataaaaaaaaaaaaaagtattacaaaGCCAAGTGCTAACAtctcttaatcagacttgttccattgtactcagtggtttccaaagttacATCTCTATATGGGCACTACTAGTTGTACCAAACACATCAAGACAGTACTGGATTTCTTGCAATGTCCGctgcagcagagcctcatcaatggttgcAATTGCATCTGTCATGTTTCGccttagttcagtaatgtcccgtatccTTGTTCAATACACGATATATTTAACACAGCCCCATAAACAGAAATCCAGAGGTGCGATATCTGGAGAACGTGGCCCATCCCTTCCAATCCAACGATCTGAGAATGTTTGATGGGGGAAGTTACAAACACGCAGACCCCAGTGTGGTGGGACAACATGTTGCTGTTGATAGTTGGTTGAAAGCCCTGGAGTTGTGGTGCCAAATCTTCAGTCAAAAGGTCAAGGTAGACATCTGCACTAACTGATCTCTCATGGAAGAAAAATTGACCAATAATTTGAttccatgtgtgattaaaaacttttataatcactgaataaaatagaacaaatctaattaatatatcgcATCAATTGTCTTTGTAATAAAATTGTTAgaagactttatggacaccctgtttATCATATAGTTTACACAGCTTCATACTTTTTGCTTGATGTATTAGCAGCAGACTCTGGCTTAGGGGGCAGATACTCTGGCTTTGGGTCAGAAGGAGGCTCCACTACTGGAACAGGAGGTTCAACAGGAGGAGTTATAATGTCACTTTCTGAATGATTTTCAACTGTTCCAGTTGGATCAAGTGTCCTGTGtagaagaaaaacaaatcagTTCATGTATCTGTATATGAACAGGTGTATACTATGTACTGTAAGTGCAGCatgtgatgtaaatgtgtgcACAGGTCTGATCAAAGAGTATTCATTGGTGACACTGACCTGTCGTCGGTGAAGTTGCTTTcaattacacagacactggactCAGAGCTGGGGCAGGGCGAGGGGGAGGACTTCTTACCCCCACGCTTCCTcgagtctttcttcttcttctcctgcaCAAACAATAACAAGTCTGTACAAATTACACAACTGGACGTTTTTGTCTTTCTGTCTCCACCTTTCAGAACCTAATCTGCATTTAAGATACTAACCCAACATTTTTATTGGAATTATATTGTAACAGTTTTCCCATCTATAACTATATAAGATCATAAATTGCACAGAACGATTTCTTACATTTGTCTCATTCATAATAATAGATGAGCTGATTCTTCTGCGGAGACTGCcctaaaatcaaacaaaagtgaggaaaacataacaaaaacatatcATAGCCtttgattttatgaacctgCTTTGTCAGCCTCTTATTGTCTCTGTTCTCCTCAGATTCTAAAATAAAATCGTGATCAGTTAAAcctatacataaataaataaataacagcacACAACTAAACCTGGAGACTCTCTGGCGTGTCTCTGGGCCATCCTGAGCTGGACTTGTCTCCGTGCCTCCTCCAGCTCACTCAAGTTCCTCTCGTATTTCCTCCTCAGGTTCTCCACATGGGCCACCATCAGCTCCACCACTCGGCTCACACGTGCCTCCTACAAGTACACGTATCATATCCTGTTACCTCTATTTACAGTGACAGTTTACACTTTAAAAAGGATATGGTTTGTATAAAGAAActtgatttttaaaagtgtcCCTTACAGACCTGATGCACTGCCCCCAGCACTTCCGCAGTGTTGGAGATCCGCTGCACTGTCCCGCCCAAAATATCCAGAGACAGCTCCAGCTTCTGCAGGATTGTGTTGCGTTTACTGTCCAGACACAGGACCTTAAGCATCtgtaaaacacctgtatttaaACATCTGTACACATGTATTTAAACTTCTCTTTAA harbors:
- the si:ch211-163l21.11 gene encoding inositol 1,4,5-triphosphate receptor associated 2, which translates into the protein MACSDDSDEETSQEEQMITSWNDLSIIERVGLNSLEMSENDVEAAFCQITLAFRCDQYTLKQRLQAEEHARNLAEENVQLELARGRETLEMLKVLCLDSKRNTILQKLELSLDILGGTVQRISNTAEVLGAVHQEARVSRVVELMVAHVENLRRKYERNLSELEEARRQVQLRMAQRHEKKKKDSRKRGGKKSSPSPCPSSESSVCVIESNFTDDRYMN